CACCGCAATCCGCTATTTTGGGTATTCATGCAACTAAAGATCGTGCTGTAGTTGAAAACGGCCAAGTCGTTGTTCGCCCAATTAACTACCTTGCTTTGTCATACGATCACCGCATTATTGACGGTCGTGAGGCTGTGCTTGGTTTAGTTGCTATGAAGGATGCTTTAGAAGATCCTTCACGTCTTCTCCTTGATTTGTAAGAAGGGAAGATCATGAGCCAAGCTTTTGACGTAGTAGTAATTGGTGCGGGCCCTGGTGGCTACATCGCCGCAATTCGTGCAGCGCAACTTGGATTTAAGGTTGCCTGTGCTGAATCTAGTTCCTATGATGATCCTAAAGGTGAAACACGTTTGGGTGGTACCTGCTTAAACGTGGGTTGTATTCCCTCTAAGGCATTGTTGGCATCTTCAGAGGAATTTGAAAAGATCAGCCATCATGCTGCGGATCATGGCATTAAAGTGGGTGCAGTAAGCATCGACTCTAAAAAGATGATCGCTCGTAAAGACGATATTGTTACCAAAATGACGGGTGGCATTCAGTACTTGTTCCGTAAGAACAAAATCACTTTGTTAAAAGGCCATGCTTCATTCGAAGGTAAGAATGCCGATGGTTATCAAGTAAAGATTGATGGCAAAGACAAAGAAACGGTTACCGCAAAGAATGTCATTATTGCTACCGGCTCTAAAGCGCGTCACCTTCCTGGTATCGCTGTAGACAACGTCTTGATCTGCGATAACGAAGGTGCGCTCAAGTTTGATTCTGCTCCTAAGAAATTAGGCGTTATTGGTGCAGGTGTGATCGGATTAGAGTTGGGCTCCGTATGGCGCCGTCTCGGTGCTGAAGTGACTGTACTTGAAGCCATGCCTTCATTCTTGGGTGCTTGCGATATCGGTATTGCAAAAGAAGCTCAAAAGCTCTTTGCTAAGCAAGGCTTAGATATTCATACTGGCGTGAAGATTGGTGATGTTAAAGCCGACAAGAAGGGTGTAGTGGTGAATTACACCGATAGCGCTGGTAAGGCTGCTAAGTTGGAATGTGAACGCTTAATTGTTTCCGTTGGTCGCGTACCTAACACCGACAAATTGGGTTTAGACAAGATCGGCCTTAAAGTGGATGAGCGTGGCTTCATTCCAATTGATGATCACACCTGTGCTACTGCTGCACCTGGCGTTTATGCTGTTGGTGACGTAGTACGCGGCCCTATGTTGGCACACAAAGCAGAAGACGAAGGCGTCTTGGTTGCCGAAGTGATTGCCGGTCAAAAGCCGCATATCGATTACAACTGCATTCCTTGGGTGATCTATACCGATCCTGAAATTGCCTGGGTTGGTAAAACTGAACAAGCACTCAAAGAGGCGGGCATTGCTTATAAAGCAGGTCAGTTCCCCTTTGCTGCTAACGGCCGTGCATTAGGCATGGGTCGTGCTGATGGTTTCATTAAGGTATTGGCTGATGCCAAGACTGATGAGATTCTTGGCGTACATATTATTGGTGCCAATGCTTCTGACTTAATTGCTGAAGCAGCGGTTGCAATGGAATTTAAAGCAGCAGCAGAAGATATTGCTCGTATCTGTCATGCACATCCAAGTTTGTCTGAAGTGATGCGCGAAGCAGCGTTGGCGACAGACTCACGTGCATTAAATATGTAATTGAAAACCATTGAGTTTTACCAACAAGAGTTAAAAGCGCGCGGGTATCAAAGTGATCCCGCGCAGCTTTGTGCTGTAGAGCGTCTTCAGGAATGTGAAGATCAATGGATTGCTTATAAAGAAATCCGCAGCAATACCTTAAAGAAAAAGATATTCAAACCAACGCTCCCACGCGGTATTTACTTATGGGGTGGGGTAGGTCGCGGCAAGTCCTTCTTGATGGACTGCTTTTATGCGGCCTCACCATTAGAAAAGAAAATCCGCATTCATTTTCATGAGTTCATGCGTGAAGTACATCGTGAATTGCATGAGCTGTCAGGAATGGCAGACCCACTCGATGAGCTTGCTAAGCGTATTTCAAATCGCTATCGCCTTATCTGCTTTGATGAGTTTCACATCAACGACATTGCCGATGCGATGATTCTCTATCGCTTGCTCAGCGCACTCTTTGCCGATCGCGTGCAGTTTGTGATGACATCAAACTATCGTCCCGATCAGCTCTATCCGAATGGTTTACATCGTGATCGATTGATTCCTGCAATTAAGCTGTTGGAAGAAAAGTTAGATGTCTTGAATGTAGATGCGGGCAATGATTACCGCCGGGTTCAAATGGCGCAAGTCGAGGCCTATCTCACCCCGGCCAATGCCGAGACGCAAGCAACGCTCGGTCAAATGTTTCAAACCTTGATTGGTAATCAAAAAGAAGCGCGTAATCCAGTGCTCAACATTGAGTCCCGTGAGTTGCGACCGCTTCACATGGCGGACGGTGTTGTTTGGTTCGACTTTAAAACTTTGTGTTGCGGCCCACGCTCACAAAATGATTACTTAGAGATTGCCAACCAGTTTCATACGGTGATTTTGTCTGGGGTGCCCTATATGCCCCCAAGAATGACAAATGAAGCTCGCCGCTTTATTTGGCTAATCGACGTCTTGTATGACCACAAGATTAAGTTAATCATGTCTGCTGAGGTCCCAGCTCCAGATTTGTACACTGAGGGCCAAATTACGGCTGAATTCTCTCGAACCGTGTCCCGTTTGATTGAGATGCAGTCCCGTGACTACCTAGATGCGCCGCGCCGGGTAATTGACACCAGCTTGACCTAAAATAGGGTTATGAGCAGCTTTTCACCCCTAAATGCCGACTTGCATTGCCATTCAGTGATTTCTGATGGCACTTTGACGCCCGAACAATTAGCGGAGCGTGCCAAAGCCAATGGAGTGCATTTGTGGGCGCTAACCGATCATGATGAGTTGGGTGGTCAGAAACGTGCGCGAGAAGCAGCTAGTGCACTAAAGATCGAATACCTTGCTGGTGTAGAAATTTCTGTCACTTGGATGGGTGAGACGATTCATATTGTTGGTCTTGGAATTGATGCTGAGCATGCTGGCATCATCGAAGGACTTCGTCGCACTCGTGATGGCCGAGGTAATCGCGCCAAACTGATGGCAGAGCAGTTACTCAAAGCAGGTATACCCGGTGCTTATGAAGGCGCACTTCATTTTGCAGGCAATCATGATTTGATTTCAAGAACACACTTTGCGCGCTTCTTAGTAGAGCAGGGTGTTTGTCGTAATACCGAGCATGTATTTAAAAATTATTTAATTGAAGGCAAACCAGGATATGTACCTCATCAGTGGGCTACTCTAGATGACGCTGTTAGCTGGATTAAATCAGCAGGTGGTGTAGCGGTGATTGCCCATCCTGGACGCTACAGTAGACTCAATGCCATGCAAATGGATGAGCTCTATAAACACTTTAAGGATATCGGCGGCCTAGCGATAGAGGTCATTACTGGCAGCCATAGCCCTGATCAATATAAAACCTTTGCAAAGATTGCGCAGCAATATGGCTTTTTGGCCTCTCGTGGCTCAGACTTTCATGACCCAAGCGAGAGTCATATAGATTTAGGCAATTTGCCGCACTTACCGGATCACCTCACGCCAGTATGGTCTGCATTTCATTAAACGATTAATTCATTAACTCCATCATTACTTAACCACTTAGAAAAAGAATACAGATGTTTGCTGAACGCGTTCTCTCTGGCATGCGACCAACCGGTAGCTTGCACTTGGGTCACTACCATGGTGTATTAAAGAACTGGGTGCGCTTGCAGTCAGAGTATCCATGCTTCTTTTTTGTGGCTGATTGGCATGCATTAACTACTCATTACGAGACTCCGGATGTCATTGAGCAGTCTGTATGGGATATGGTGATTGATTGGTTGGCAACGGGCGTTGATCCAAATCAGGCTACTTTGTTCATTCAAAGTAAAGTGCCTGAGCACGCTGAACTGTTTTTATTGCTCTCCATGGGAACCCCGCTGGGCTGGCTTGAGCGGGTACCTACCTATAAAGATCAAATTGAGAAACTCAAGGAAAAAGATCTCCAAACTTATGGTTTCTTGGGTTATCCATTGCTGCAGGCGGCTGACATATTGATGTATCGCGCACAGTTGGTGCCAGTTGGTGAAGATCAGGTGCCACACGTAGAGATGACTCGTGAAGTGGCGCGCCGCTTTAATTATTTATACGGACGCGAACCCGGTTTTGAAGAAAAAGCTTTAGAGGCAGTTAAAAAATTAGGCAGCAAGCGCGCCAAAATGTATGCAGAATTACGAGTGGCCTTCCAAGAGCGCGGTGATGAAGAGGCGTTGGAGCAGGCTAAAGCATTGCTGCAAGAAGCGCAGAGTTTATCGATGGCTGATCGCGAAAGACTCTTTGGCTTTTTAGAAGGCGCTCGCAAAATTATTCTGCCTGAGCCACAAGCATTACTCACAACAGCATCACGTATGCCTGGTATTGATGGGCAAAAGATGTCGAAGTCCTACGGCAACACCATTAGCATTCGCGAAAATCCCGATGATGTCATTAAGAAGATTCGTACGATGCCAACTGATCCGGCGCGCGTCAGAAGAACTGATGCCGGAGACCCGGCACGGTGCCCCGTATGGCAACTGCATACTGTTTACTCCAATGAAGAAACGAAACAGTGGGTTGATAAGGGTTGTAAATCTGCTGGTATTGGATGCCTCGAGTGTAAGCAACCGGTAATCGATTCAATTTTGGCTGAGCAGCAGCCGATGTTTGAGCGTGCTCAGAAGTATTTGGATGACCCTAGTTTGCTGCGTTCCATCATTGCTGATGGTTGCGACAAGGCACGCAAGGTTGCCCAAGAAACTATGCGTGAGGTTCGCGAAGCAATGGGCCTTGCTTACGATTGAGTCTTAATCTTGCCTAGCCCGCACGATGCCATTTTGAATGCCTCTCCTTGGGTAAGGAGATTTGTACCCCTCATTCCAAAGGGTGGGGTGGTACTGGATTTAGCTTGCGGATCAGGGCGACACTCTGAGTTATTGGCAAGCATGGGTCATGATGTCTTGGCGGTTGATCAAGATGTCGCAGCAGTAGGTTCTGTTGGTAACCCTTTAATCACTCCAAAGCATCTCAATCTTGAACAGGCTGATTGGCCTCTGATAGGTTCGGAGTTCAGTGCGATCGTAGTGACAAACTACCTCTATCGTCCGCACTTAGACCAATTGCCCAAAATGCTTCAGCAGGACGGTGTTTTAATCTATGAAACCTTCGCCCTGGGGAATGAAGAATTTGGTAAGCCATCTAACCCCAATTTCCTGCTAAATCCAGGGGAATTGCTCACTTTTGCCTCCCGTCATGGTCTTAAGGTAGTGGCTTATGAGGATATTTACGTAGATCAACCCAAACCAGCTATGGTTCAGCGCCTGTGCGCGGTAAAAGGTGAGCTAAAACAGCGCATTCCGTTACAATTTCAGGGTTAAGACAGCTAAAAATCGGTGCATATTCGGTGACAAATACAGCTCATTCCAAAGGTAGCAAAAAGCCCATCGCTGGCAGTATGCCGGCTATCGTGACTCCCATGTTCGAAGATGGCAGCTTGGATTACGCTAGCTTGCGTTCCTTGTTGGATTGGCATGTGTCTGAAGGTACTGACGGCATTGTGATTGTTGGTACTAGCGGTGAGTCTCCAACAGTTTCTGTTGAAGAGCATTGCGAGCTCATTCGCGTGACAGTGGAGCAGATTGCTGGACGTATTCCAGTGATTGCTGGCACTGGCGGTAACTCTACGATTGAAGCGATTGAATTAACTCAATTTGCTAAGCAGGTTGGCGCGGATGCCAGCTTGCAGGTAGTACCGTATTACAACAAGCCAACGCAAGATGGCATGTTTGCTCACTTTAAGAAGATTGCTGAGTCGGTTGATTTGCCAGTGATTTTGTATAACGTTCCTGGCAGAACGGTTGCTGATTTGGCTGGCGATACGGTCGTCCGTTTAGCGGGTGTGCCAGGCATTATTGGTATTAAAGAGGCAACAGGTAGCTTAGAGCGTGGCACCTTATTGATTAATGATCTCAAGCGTGCTGGACATCAAGACTTCTCCGTATTTTCAGGCGACGATCTGACTGCAGCCATGTTGATGTTGATGGGTGGCAAGGGAAACATTTCTGTCACGGCCAATATTGCTCCGCGTTTGATGCATGAGCTCTGCGTAGCAGCTATGTCAGATGATGTGAAAAGAACCCGTGAAATTCAATATCAATTGATTGCAGTCCATAAAGCCATGTTCACAGAGGCTAACCCAATCCCAGTGAAGTGGGCATTACACGAAATGGGCAAGATCACTGCAGGCATTCGTTTGCCATTAACACCTTTAAGCAATTCTTTGCGTGAGCCTTTGAAGGCAGCGCTAAAACAGGCCAACCTACTATGATGAATTTGCTCCAACTATCCCGTCGACATTTTTCGATTCTGATTTTAATCGTTATCGGTTCTGCTGTATTGACTGCGTGTAAGACGGTTACCAGTAACGATACCGTTGACTATAAGAGCGCGGGCGCTGTGCGTGGCCCAAATTTATCCTATCCTCCAGACTTGATTACCGCTCAGGCTGATCGCCGTTATATTGTTCAAGATGGAACGGCCACGATGTCTGAATACAATGCTGCTGTCAAGAAATCGGTACAGATCCGTAGTAATGTTATGACTGGTATTCCGGGGATGCGGATTGCTCGTGATGGCGAGCGTCGTTGGCTGGTAGTTGAAAAACCAGCCCCCGAACTCTATCCGCAAGTAAAAGATTTTTGGCAAGAGAATGGCTTCTTATTGGTGATCGACTCACCATCTACTGGAATTATGGAAACCGATTGGGCTGAAAATCGCGCCAAGATCCCGCAAGATTGGATTCGCTCCGTCGTTGGCAGCGCAGTAGACTCAATCTATGACACTGGTGAGCGGGACAAATACAAAACACGCTTAGAGCTATCCAAACCTGGCGAGACTGAGATTTACATTACCCATCGCGGCATGATTGAAAAATGTGTAACCGATACTCCGGGGGGAGCATGCATATCCACTCTTTGGACACCGCGCCCCAATGATCCTGAGTTAGAGGCTGTTTTCTTGGCGCGCTTGATGGAGCGCTTGGGAATGACTCAAGAGCAAGCCAGGGCAATGGTTGCGGCTCCTCTAAGCCCTAAAACCCCCAAAGCGAAGTTTGTGCAAGAGGGCAGCAATCAGGGTTACATCGAGCTAGCCACTGGCTTTGATCGTTCATGGCGCGATATTGGATTGGCATTGGACCGCTCGAACTTCACTGTTGAAGATCGCAATCGTTCCACTGGTGTTTACTATGTTCGTTACGTTAATCCGAAGGACTTGGGCGACACCAAGGGCTTCTTCTCTAATCTCTTTAGCAGTAAAGATGATTCGGGTATGAAGGCTAAAAAATATCAGGTACTTGTGAAGAGTACTGGCGAGAATTCTGCAAATGTTTATGTGCAGAACGCTGATGGTAAGCCAGAAAATACGCCTGCTGGTTATCAATTGCTGACTTTGTTAACGGAGCAACTAACAAGGTAGTAGTTATTGAAGACAAATAAAAAAGCCGCTTTTCAGCGGCTTTTTTTCTTCATGAAGAAGATTACTTCTTAGCGTCAGCAGCAGGAGCAGCTGGAGCTGGAGCAGCAGCAGGAGCTTCAGCAGCAGGAGCAGCTGGAGCAGCAGCAGGAGCTTCAGCAGGTTTTGCTTCTTCTTTTTTACCGCAAGCGGCCAAGGCGATTGCTAACATAGCAGCGAATACGAGTGACTTCTTCATTTGTAAATTCCTTTAAAAAAATTAATAACAATTACCGGTAATTGTTCTTTGGATATACCGAGGGATTGCCCCTAAGTAGTTTCCAGTAAATATTATATCCATCTCCGTATTCAGTGTTCAAAAACCAACCATCCGGCTAAATAAGCCTCATAAAGGCTGGATTGACCAAGCTGTTTGAGTTTGCCCACCCTGAGTTCTTTATGTGCCGAGAGGCTCTGCCAGGCCGAAAGAATATCGGGAGCTTGTCCCTGGGTCATGGATTCTCCATTGCAATACACCTGTTTTCCAAGGCTCAGAATACGGGTTTGTGCATGGGGGAGAAGTCTGTTAGACCCAAGTTTCTTAAGGAATGCATTCGGTTTTAGGGGTCTATCGGGGGCGTCAAAAAGGGCTTGTTGTTTGGGTTCTGATAGATAGGCGGTAATCCCAGGTAAAAATCCATCAATTTGGTCTAGTTTTAGCTCTTTGAGCTTTGAGCCTAGTTGTTTGATGAGCTCTTCGGGCAATTGCTCTGCACTATGAGTTGCGCCTTGTTTAGGATCTGCAAACTTGCTCTCTAGGGCGGGAATATCTTCCAAAGATTCGGCTAGGCGCCACAAACCTTCTTGCAGTAATTCTTTAAAGCTGGGGGAACGAAATCCAACAGACCATGTTTGGCAACCTGCATCTAGTGCAATGCCATCATGAGCAACATGAGGCGGTAAATACAACATATCGCCAGGCTCTAGCGTCCACTCCTGCTCAGGTTTAAAGTTACGCAGAATTTTTAGCGGTAGATTAGGGTTGAGGCTCAGATCTTTTTGTTCTGAAATTTTCCACTGCCTTCTACCAGACATTTGAATCAGGAAGACGTCGTAAGAATCAAAGTGGGGGCCAACACCGCCTCCAATACCAGCAATGCTAATCATTAAGTCATCTAAGCGCGCATCAGGAATAAAGCGGAACCAAGACAGAATGTTTGCAGCTGCTGGATGATGGGCCTCCATTCCTTGAAGCAATAAAGTCCAGTCGGGCTTGTCGATCGATGGAATTGCCCTTTTAGTAAACGGTCCGCTATCAAAACTCCATGGATTGGATTTAACCAAGCGAGCCTCTACCTCATCTTGCAGGGCAAATTTGAGTAACTCTTTGGTGGGAATTGGGCTATCCAGGAGTCCACCGGCGTGAGCCGAAAGGGCAAATGCCGGAATCGCCCCGCGGATGAGAAGAGGCTTTTTATGCCAATATCGTGCCATGAACTGGTCTGGGCTAATACCCCCAAATAAGGCCCAGGGCTCGCCTAAAGGGAGTTTTGAGGGAGCCTGAGGCGGTTCATAGGGTTTGCTCAAGTAAAATGAGGTCATAAAGTAAAAAGCTGTTTAGAAACTGATTAAAAACGAATGTTCGACAAATTCCGCATGAAGATTGAAAAAAATACTATCGTATCCCTTCGCTATAAGTTAACCGATGCGCAAAACAATGTCATCGAGGAACCTGATTCTCCGATGGTATACCTGCACGGTGGTTATGAAGGCACTTTTCCTAAAATTGAGACTCTGCTTGATGGCCAAGATATCGGTTATGAGGCAACGATTCAGCTAGAGCCAAGTGAAGCCTTTGGTGAATATGATCCTGAGTTGTTAAAGATCGAGCCACGCACCCGTTTCCCTGAGCCCTTAGAAGTGGGGATGCAGTTTGAAGGGGTTCCTGATGCCGATGAAGATACGACAGTAGATGACCCTGAAGATGATGAACCTTTAATTTATACAGTTACTGATGTTGCAGATAGTCAGGTCGTGTTAGATGGCAATCATCCCTTAGCAGGCATGGCATTACGTTTTTGGGTTCAAGTTGAAGATGTTCGCGCAGCTACTGATGATGAAATTGAAAATCGTCATCCAGAAGGCGGCGAAAGCTTTTCATTTGGGATGCCTAATGATGAGGGCGATGATGAGGATGAAGAATTTCCAGGTGGTGCATTAGGTGGTGATAGCACTGGCCCACGTACGCTGCATTAATCAATACCAGACCTGCATAAAAAAAGGAATAGCATGCTATTCCTTTTTTTTATACATTATTTCTTCTGCATGACCCCAAGGGGTAACTAAGAATCACTATTCTCTCAACCACTGTTTAATCGCATCAAGGTCGCGTTTGGTATCACTAGAGCCTTCAGCATCAATGCCAGCAGGGGTGTTGCTTAACTTGGCTAATGCCTTCTCTAGCGCTGCAATCTTGGCTTCCTGTTCGATCGTGGCATCAATTAAACCTTTGAGTGCCATTGATACAGGATCATCTACATTCGGTGTCACTCC
This is a stretch of genomic DNA from Polynucleobacter sp. JS-JIR-II-b4. It encodes these proteins:
- the lpdA gene encoding dihydrolipoyl dehydrogenase, encoding MSQAFDVVVIGAGPGGYIAAIRAAQLGFKVACAESSSYDDPKGETRLGGTCLNVGCIPSKALLASSEEFEKISHHAADHGIKVGAVSIDSKKMIARKDDIVTKMTGGIQYLFRKNKITLLKGHASFEGKNADGYQVKIDGKDKETVTAKNVIIATGSKARHLPGIAVDNVLICDNEGALKFDSAPKKLGVIGAGVIGLELGSVWRRLGAEVTVLEAMPSFLGACDIGIAKEAQKLFAKQGLDIHTGVKIGDVKADKKGVVVNYTDSAGKAAKLECERLIVSVGRVPNTDKLGLDKIGLKVDERGFIPIDDHTCATAAPGVYAVGDVVRGPMLAHKAEDEGVLVAEVIAGQKPHIDYNCIPWVIYTDPEIAWVGKTEQALKEAGIAYKAGQFPFAANGRALGMGRADGFIKVLADAKTDEILGVHIIGANASDLIAEAAVAMEFKAAAEDIARICHAHPSLSEVMREAALATDSRALNM
- the zapE gene encoding cell division protein ZapE → MKTIEFYQQELKARGYQSDPAQLCAVERLQECEDQWIAYKEIRSNTLKKKIFKPTLPRGIYLWGGVGRGKSFLMDCFYAASPLEKKIRIHFHEFMREVHRELHELSGMADPLDELAKRISNRYRLICFDEFHINDIADAMILYRLLSALFADRVQFVMTSNYRPDQLYPNGLHRDRLIPAIKLLEEKLDVLNVDAGNDYRRVQMAQVEAYLTPANAETQATLGQMFQTLIGNQKEARNPVLNIESRELRPLHMADGVVWFDFKTLCCGPRSQNDYLEIANQFHTVILSGVPYMPPRMTNEARRFIWLIDVLYDHKIKLIMSAEVPAPDLYTEGQITAEFSRTVSRLIEMQSRDYLDAPRRVIDTSLT
- a CDS encoding 3',5'-nucleoside bisphosphate phosphatase; translation: MSSFSPLNADLHCHSVISDGTLTPEQLAERAKANGVHLWALTDHDELGGQKRAREAASALKIEYLAGVEISVTWMGETIHIVGLGIDAEHAGIIEGLRRTRDGRGNRAKLMAEQLLKAGIPGAYEGALHFAGNHDLISRTHFARFLVEQGVCRNTEHVFKNYLIEGKPGYVPHQWATLDDAVSWIKSAGGVAVIAHPGRYSRLNAMQMDELYKHFKDIGGLAIEVITGSHSPDQYKTFAKIAQQYGFLASRGSDFHDPSESHIDLGNLPHLPDHLTPVWSAFH
- a CDS encoding tryptophan--tRNA ligase, with protein sequence MFAERVLSGMRPTGSLHLGHYHGVLKNWVRLQSEYPCFFFVADWHALTTHYETPDVIEQSVWDMVIDWLATGVDPNQATLFIQSKVPEHAELFLLLSMGTPLGWLERVPTYKDQIEKLKEKDLQTYGFLGYPLLQAADILMYRAQLVPVGEDQVPHVEMTREVARRFNYLYGREPGFEEKALEAVKKLGSKRAKMYAELRVAFQERGDEEALEQAKALLQEAQSLSMADRERLFGFLEGARKIILPEPQALLTTASRMPGIDGQKMSKSYGNTISIRENPDDVIKKIRTMPTDPARVRRTDAGDPARCPVWQLHTVYSNEETKQWVDKGCKSAGIGCLECKQPVIDSILAEQQPMFERAQKYLDDPSLLRSIIADGCDKARKVAQETMREVREAMGLAYD
- a CDS encoding bifunctional 2-polyprenyl-6-hydroxyphenol methylase/3-demethylubiquinol 3-O-methyltransferase UbiG; its protein translation is MPSPHDAILNASPWVRRFVPLIPKGGVVLDLACGSGRHSELLASMGHDVLAVDQDVAAVGSVGNPLITPKHLNLEQADWPLIGSEFSAIVVTNYLYRPHLDQLPKMLQQDGVLIYETFALGNEEFGKPSNPNFLLNPGELLTFASRHGLKVVAYEDIYVDQPKPAMVQRLCAVKGELKQRIPLQFQG
- the dapA gene encoding 4-hydroxy-tetrahydrodipicolinate synthase; the encoded protein is MPAIVTPMFEDGSLDYASLRSLLDWHVSEGTDGIVIVGTSGESPTVSVEEHCELIRVTVEQIAGRIPVIAGTGGNSTIEAIELTQFAKQVGADASLQVVPYYNKPTQDGMFAHFKKIAESVDLPVILYNVPGRTVADLAGDTVVRLAGVPGIIGIKEATGSLERGTLLINDLKRAGHQDFSVFSGDDLTAAMLMLMGGKGNISVTANIAPRLMHELCVAAMSDDVKRTREIQYQLIAVHKAMFTEANPIPVKWALHEMGKITAGIRLPLTPLSNSLREPLKAALKQANLL
- the bamC gene encoding outer membrane protein assembly factor BamC; the encoded protein is MMNLLQLSRRHFSILILIVIGSAVLTACKTVTSNDTVDYKSAGAVRGPNLSYPPDLITAQADRRYIVQDGTATMSEYNAAVKKSVQIRSNVMTGIPGMRIARDGERRWLVVEKPAPELYPQVKDFWQENGFLLVIDSPSTGIMETDWAENRAKIPQDWIRSVVGSAVDSIYDTGERDKYKTRLELSKPGETEIYITHRGMIEKCVTDTPGGACISTLWTPRPNDPELEAVFLARLMERLGMTQEQARAMVAAPLSPKTPKAKFVQEGSNQGYIELATGFDRSWRDIGLALDRSNFTVEDRNRSTGVYYVRYVNPKDLGDTKGFFSNLFSSKDDSGMKAKKYQVLVKSTGENSANVYVQNADGKPENTPAGYQLLTLLTEQLTR
- a CDS encoding cupin domain-containing protein — encoded protein: MARYWHKKPLLIRGAIPAFALSAHAGGLLDSPIPTKELLKFALQDEVEARLVKSNPWSFDSGPFTKRAIPSIDKPDWTLLLQGMEAHHPAAANILSWFRFIPDARLDDLMISIAGIGGGVGPHFDSYDVFLIQMSGRRQWKISEQKDLSLNPNLPLKILRNFKPEQEWTLEPGDMLYLPPHVAHDGIALDAGCQTWSVGFRSPSFKELLQEGLWRLAESLEDIPALESKFADPKQGATHSAEQLPEELIKQLGSKLKELKLDQIDGFLPGITAYLSEPKQQALFDAPDRPLKPNAFLKKLGSNRLLPHAQTRILSLGKQVYCNGESMTQGQAPDILSAWQSLSAHKELRVGKLKQLGQSSLYEAYLAGWLVFEH
- a CDS encoding peptidylprolyl isomerase translates to MKIEKNTIVSLRYKLTDAQNNVIEEPDSPMVYLHGGYEGTFPKIETLLDGQDIGYEATIQLEPSEAFGEYDPELLKIEPRTRFPEPLEVGMQFEGVPDADEDTTVDDPEDDEPLIYTVTDVADSQVVLDGNHPLAGMALRFWVQVEDVRAATDDEIENRHPEGGESFSFGMPNDEGDDEDEEFPGGALGGDSTGPRTLH